TAGAAAACGGAAGGCTAGATGGACACCCAAGAAAGTGATTAAAGGAAAGGATGATGGGGAGCAGAATTCTGAGAGAATTGTTGAGTCTATGAAATTGGTTTGTAATAGTGTCAACAATAAtttcaaggtagatgaaattttgttgatagagAGTGTTATTGGGGAAAAGGGGAAAAGAACAGTGAGTGGTGCTGATTTAAAGTCTACTGCTGCAAAGGACTCCTCAGGTGTTGAGCTATCAGCACCGGATAAGGGGACAAATGTCAAGTGTTGCTTTGAGAAGAAGTCCAAAGTTACAAGTGCGGGTTTTAAGAAGTTAGAAGTGGTTGCAAAAGCATCAGTTTCTCATTCCTCTAAGTCTCTGGGGAAACAAGGAAATGGAAATGGCAATTGTAAAAGGAGTTATGATGCAACAATGCAAAAGGTGAAGTGCTCAGCTTCAGCTTCTGCAACAAAATCTCCTGGAAAAGCTCCTTCCGAGCCAGCTGTAGTGCAGAAGGTAGAGAAAGAGGTAAAGCACAACCATTTCATAATGctcagtgattttcttttcaaatcttaAAGTCGATTTCCAATAGATAGTAGAAAGGTTTCTGCTGGGAACAATAGTGTGAAGGATAACAGCTCCAAGATCTCTGTTCCAGATGAAAACACAACTTGGAATGTTGTAAAAAGCAAGAACAATGTTTCTAGGATCAGTGATAATTTTGCCAAGGTGAATACTAATAACACCTTCATATTGGTGAGCAATGCGAATGATCCCACCACTCATGATAAATATCAATTTACTGTTGAATAGTGTGAGGATGATAGTGATGGGTTCTCAGATATAAAACCTGACAAGGATACTCATTACATGGCTATTGAAGAGAAAGCGAGCAAAAGAACTGAGAAAAAGCTCTTAAAGCTCCCAATGGAATGGAAATCTTCCTAATGAGAATATGGGTAAAGGTCAAAGATATGCTTGAAGGAAGCATAAGTAGTTTAAACTTGTAGATCTTGGTGTGTCTGCAAAAGTTGGGTTGTTGATTATAACTTTCTGTTGTTTGGATTGTTTTGGGTATTGGCTTTTCCACCCTCTGGTTTGCTTTCGTTGTTTTTTGGTGCTTCGACTTCCAAATTGACAGTGTGTCAACAACGTATGTTGGTCCACCCTGACTtgtcaacaatacttgttgatccaTGCACTgtgtcaacaatacttgttgacccacgaaccaaatcaccatatcttggtttaactttccaacaatttCTCCATCTATTAATTAGAAACTATCGTCTTTACAAATGATCTACAAGGCGATCAACGAGGCAAGACGTAATAGAAGTTCAGTCAGCATCCGGAGTAGTAATCTGCATTGCACCGGCACTTGTATAAATCAAACCAATGCCCAGTTAGTAATTTTCATCAGCATAGTACCACAATTcgtgatcttcttattcttcgtcTATTATTCAGtttcttgttcttttgttctttgtttctaaATTACCTTCCATTTCTTCTTACTCATCAACCCTCCAATATTGGATCAAATTAAACCGTTACAGGAACCATAAGTACAATAAAAATTTTCCTCTATTGAGAATGGTGATTCTATCTCAACAACAGACTCATTACTATGTGCTGCTGAGAAGCAGTACAAACTAGGAACCGAGTACCTGGGGACATGGCTTGTTGTTAAAAGTGTCATAAACTTATTGTTTTCAATGGCATGATTAAGATGCAATTTAACAAACTTAGGGTCTTTGAATAAACTATTACACCAGGTTTGCATACACACCTGAATCTTAAGATCGATTTTACGGGTAACATTGGAAGAATATGAACTATGATTTCTTCTGGAAGCCTTGACATGATGAAGGACACTTCTTTTCGAGGAGCTTTGTTCAGCATCATCTTTAACATTTGTCGAGGACGCTTATTCAACATCTTTTAGGTAATCGAGGTTGTTTTCCTTTTGCATCTTTAACATTTGTCGAGACTAATTTTTTAAACATTCACAATGAAAAACAATTAAGAGAGCTTGTTCACAATAAATATTTGAATAAAAAACTTGTTTCTCCATGATAAAGGTATTAATAAAAAATCTTCTCTTTTTCAAGTAGTAGAACTCTTGGCGTCTACTCTCTCGTTCAAACTTACCATCATCTGACCAACCGAGAGACAAGATTACCGCCGTGTGACGCGGTGTCTCTCTAGTAAATTTGGAGCAAGGTGATAAGGCCATGCAGCAGAGAAGAGCGTAGATTACCAGCAAGAATTGATAATTATTACAAGTAATGCAATTTTTGTAGGGCTCGCATGTGTTGTTTCCATCAACCAATCAGCACATTGTCCACTCTTTGATTACCAATCCAAGTGGGTGTCTCCATTGTTCAAAAACACAGATCCATTCTCTACTCAACCATTAACATTTAACAACACCCATTTGCAATACCTTGCTTGTTCagactttttttttcctgatcgGTCAAACTTTGAAATCTGACTTACCGGCACCGGGCACTCTATAAATAAAATCCATGTCAAGTTACAATTATTATCGACATCTTCATTCCAAATAATCCCAATGGATACTTATTAAGACCCATATAGCTGGTCTTTTCAATAGGATCCATGTGAGCAGTCCAGTATC
This is a stretch of genomic DNA from Papaver somniferum cultivar HN1 chromosome 1, ASM357369v1, whole genome shotgun sequence. It encodes these proteins:
- the LOC113276155 gene encoding uncharacterized protein LOC113276155, encoding MDIPIEYQWKPSKCTSCLVFGPSNKECTRKRKARWTPKKVIKGKDDGEQNSERIVESMKLVCNSVNNNFKVDEILLIESVIGEKGKRTVSGADLKSTAAKDSSGVELSAPDKGTNVKCCFEKKSKVTSAGFKKLEVVAKASVSHSSKSLGKQGNGNGNCKRSYDATMQKVKCSASASATKSPGKAPSEPAVVQKVEKECEDDSDGFSDIKPDKDTHYMAIEEKASKRTEKKLLKLPMEWKSS